The Mesorhizobium koreense genome includes a window with the following:
- a CDS encoding amidohydrolase, with amino-acid sequence MWDESIGFFDRTTDFSRRALLVGSVASTAAWMIAPSFVRAQDMAVAGSAKSAHDAVQSVRDAILRISHEVWKNPELSLHEEISAGIHLRELREAGFTIVSTGTSGIPTAFVAEWTQGKGGPKIGFLPEYDALPGLGNAAEPRQTPGPTGIEVGHGCGHNMLGAGCTGAAFALKKMMIDGGHPGTVRVYGCAAEETEGAKVYMARDGLFDDLDACLAWHPGPMNATGLLRTAAVNMLRIRYTGRTAHAGVDPWEGRSALKGAELFGTGIQFMREHLKPTTRLHYTYTDGGGAPNVVPGTAEILIMVRDQDRAEVNTVTGWVKDVAAGSAISTQTEVAVDLFFGMHDLLPNETLVGRIHAHMSALALEWTDEEQEFAKGCQREMGLPEAGIMPAIMPPLPEITTGGSTDVGDVSYNTPTALFALATMPIGVGLHTWPVTACGGMSIGDKSSLYSAIVMAGVGYDLITDAKLRAAAKADFDRRKEGRTYVSPLPEGKLRPEGIPQHLLLRDGHDELGVEFSENARL; translated from the coding sequence ATGTGGGACGAATCCATCGGCTTCTTCGACCGTACTACCGATTTCTCCCGCAGAGCACTGCTCGTCGGTTCGGTCGCGTCGACGGCTGCCTGGATGATTGCGCCTTCCTTTGTCCGCGCCCAGGACATGGCTGTCGCCGGTTCCGCCAAATCGGCACACGACGCCGTGCAATCGGTTCGAGATGCCATCTTGCGGATTTCGCACGAAGTCTGGAAAAATCCGGAGCTGTCATTGCATGAAGAAATCTCCGCCGGAATCCACCTGCGAGAATTGCGCGAGGCCGGCTTCACCATCGTCAGCACCGGAACCTCCGGTATTCCCACGGCTTTCGTCGCCGAATGGACACAGGGCAAAGGCGGCCCCAAGATAGGCTTCCTGCCCGAATATGATGCACTTCCAGGTTTGGGCAACGCTGCCGAACCCCGTCAGACACCCGGTCCCACCGGGATTGAGGTCGGACATGGCTGCGGCCACAACATGCTGGGTGCAGGCTGTACCGGCGCGGCCTTTGCGCTGAAGAAAATGATGATCGACGGTGGTCATCCGGGCACGGTCCGCGTCTATGGCTGTGCCGCCGAGGAAACCGAAGGCGCCAAGGTCTACATGGCGCGTGACGGTTTGTTCGACGATCTGGATGCCTGCCTTGCCTGGCATCCGGGCCCCATGAACGCCACCGGCTTGCTGCGGACTGCGGCGGTCAACATGCTGCGCATCCGCTACACAGGCCGCACCGCCCATGCCGGCGTCGATCCGTGGGAAGGGCGCAGCGCGCTGAAGGGGGCCGAACTTTTCGGTACCGGTATCCAGTTCATGCGCGAGCATCTGAAGCCAACCACGCGCCTGCACTATACGTACACGGACGGCGGCGGAGCCCCCAATGTGGTCCCTGGCACCGCCGAGATATTGATAATGGTCCGGGATCAGGATCGAGCCGAGGTCAACACCGTCACCGGATGGGTCAAGGATGTTGCCGCAGGTTCGGCCATCTCTACCCAGACAGAAGTGGCAGTCGACCTTTTCTTCGGTATGCACGACCTTTTGCCCAACGAAACGCTGGTCGGCAGGATCCACGCCCACATGTCGGCGCTGGCACTGGAATGGACGGACGAAGAACAGGAATTCGCCAAGGGCTGCCAGCGCGAAATGGGCCTGCCCGAGGCCGGCATCATGCCGGCCATCATGCCGCCCCTACCCGAGATAACGACCGGCGGCAGCACGGATGTCGGCGATGTCAGCTACAACACGCCGACAGCGCTGTTCGCTTTGGCGACCATGCCGATCGGCGTCGGGCTCCACACATGGCCTGTGACGGCTTGCGGCGGCATGAGCATCGGCGACAAAAGCTCCCTCTATTCGGCGATCGTGATGGCCGGCGTCGGCTACGATCTCATAACCGACGCCAAGCTGCGGGCCGCCGCCAAGGCTGATTTCGACCGCCGCAAGGAGGGGAGAACTTATGTATCGCCTCTGCCCGAGGGCAAGCTGCGTCCCGAAGGCATCCCACAGCATCTGCTGCTACGCGATGGCCACGATGAACTCGGCGTCGAATTCAGCGAGAATGCCCGTTTGTAG
- a CDS encoding YbaY family lipoprotein, with protein sequence MKLSQAIVLVICLLASPAVHAADIRLSGSAFYRERIALPPDAALHVEFIDLAEPKAVLGSVTVAPSGQVPIAFDVIVGANKLSKGKAYAMRAHIEVGGTAWFSTPEPIPVDPGKIGEPVSLFLVQAADKGAGVAATIPLAGTEWRVTTLGGKSLDSTVKSTLSFGANGTVNGNGGCNTFRGDVEIEGSAMKFGHLMGG encoded by the coding sequence ATGAAATTGTCGCAAGCGATCGTTTTGGTCATCTGCCTGCTGGCATCGCCTGCCGTCCACGCAGCGGACATCAGATTGTCCGGCAGCGCCTTCTATCGTGAGCGGATAGCTCTCCCTCCGGATGCGGCATTGCATGTCGAATTCATAGATTTGGCAGAGCCAAAAGCCGTGCTTGGTTCGGTGACAGTGGCGCCGTCCGGGCAAGTGCCGATCGCCTTCGACGTGATTGTCGGCGCAAACAAGCTTTCCAAAGGAAAGGCTTATGCGATGCGGGCTCATATCGAGGTCGGCGGTACCGCATGGTTTTCGACCCCAGAACCGATTCCGGTCGATCCGGGCAAGATCGGCGAGCCGGTTTCACTCTTCCTGGTCCAAGCTGCCGACAAGGGTGCCGGTGTTGCAGCAACCATCCCGCTGGCAGGCACGGAATGGAGGGTTACGACACTGGGCGGCAAGAGCCTCGACTCGACGGTCAAATCAACATTATCCTTCGGTGCCAACGGTACGGTGAATGGCAACGGCGGCTGCAACACATTTCGCGGCGATGTCGAGATCGAAGGGTCTGCAATGAAATTCGGCCACCTGATGGGCGGCTAA
- a CDS encoding alpha/beta hydrolase, translating to MLGTSGLRLILAKLTASLLTVGVMIGTLSFAASLTPSLIPRSYLIQGVLSGLSAALGYGIGVLAYWLWVYLELPQLRGRALQATRIAAFAVCFGIAAIFLWKTLEWQNSIRTLMGLAPLNTASPLSAGAIAIVIFTVLLALGRLFRYTFFVFSRWLGYFVPRRVSLLVGGMLAVALFWSVAEGVVFRLSLRILDSSFQELDALVEDNLARPTQPMKTGSPASLLSWQGLGRQGRRFVSSGPTGAEIGAFFGQKALEPIRVYVGMNAADTVDERAKLALQELKRTGAFDRSILIVVVPTGTGMVDPAALDTVEYLHRGDTASVAMQYSYFASWLSLLVEPDYGAEAGKALFREVYTYWSSLPHDRRPKLYLHGLSLGAMNSEMSANLYDVIADPFQGALWSGPPFPSRTWRSVTDGRNPGSPEWLPRFRDSSIFRFTSQKDALDIPNAKWGPIRIVYLQYASDPITFFDAATLYREPDWMKEPRGPDVSKEIRWYPLVTMLQLAVDMMIATTSPVGYGHVFASQHYIDAWMAVTDPPGITADDVARLKALFGKRDAMSVGG from the coding sequence ATGCTGGGAACTTCGGGATTGCGCCTAATCTTGGCAAAGCTGACGGCTTCGCTCCTTACGGTAGGGGTGATGATCGGGACGTTGTCTTTCGCGGCTTCCCTGACGCCCAGCCTGATACCGCGGTCCTATCTCATCCAAGGCGTGCTTTCCGGGCTCTCAGCAGCTCTGGGGTATGGCATCGGCGTCCTTGCCTATTGGCTATGGGTCTACCTCGAACTGCCTCAACTGCGGGGACGAGCGCTGCAAGCAACGAGAATTGCAGCCTTCGCTGTGTGCTTCGGGATCGCTGCAATCTTCCTTTGGAAGACTCTGGAATGGCAGAATTCGATCCGCACCCTGATGGGCCTCGCCCCACTGAATACGGCAAGCCCTTTGAGCGCAGGCGCCATCGCTATAGTCATTTTCACCGTCCTTTTGGCGCTGGGTCGTCTTTTCAGATACACTTTCTTCGTTTTCTCAAGATGGCTTGGCTATTTCGTTCCGAGGCGAGTTTCACTTCTCGTCGGGGGTATGCTGGCGGTCGCGCTGTTCTGGTCAGTTGCGGAAGGAGTAGTTTTCAGGCTCTCGCTTCGAATTCTGGACTCCTCGTTCCAGGAGCTCGACGCGCTCGTCGAGGACAACCTTGCCAGGCCGACGCAACCGATGAAGACGGGAAGCCCGGCTTCTCTGCTGTCGTGGCAGGGGCTGGGCAGGCAGGGTCGCCGGTTTGTCAGTTCCGGCCCGACAGGCGCGGAGATAGGCGCGTTTTTCGGGCAAAAAGCCCTGGAGCCGATCCGCGTATATGTCGGAATGAATGCGGCCGATACCGTGGATGAACGCGCGAAACTGGCATTGCAGGAGCTGAAGCGCACCGGTGCATTCGACAGGTCGATCCTGATCGTCGTCGTGCCTACGGGTACAGGGATGGTCGATCCGGCTGCCCTGGACACCGTCGAATATCTTCACAGAGGCGATACCGCGAGCGTCGCGATGCAATACTCCTACTTCGCCAGTTGGCTTTCCCTTCTGGTCGAACCGGATTACGGCGCAGAGGCAGGCAAGGCCCTGTTCCGGGAGGTCTATACCTATTGGTCATCGCTCCCACATGACAGGCGCCCAAAACTCTACCTCCATGGCTTGAGTCTCGGCGCGATGAATTCGGAGATGTCCGCTAACCTCTACGATGTTATAGCCGATCCGTTTCAAGGGGCCCTCTGGAGCGGGCCGCCCTTCCCGAGCCGCACCTGGAGATCGGTCACCGATGGCCGCAATCCCGGATCACCCGAATGGCTCCCTCGTTTCCGGGACAGCTCGATCTTCCGGTTCACCAGTCAGAAAGATGCTCTGGACATCCCGAATGCAAAGTGGGGGCCGATCCGGATCGTCTACCTTCAATATGCCAGCGATCCGATAACCTTCTTCGACGCTGCTACGCTTTATCGAGAGCCCGACTGGATGAAAGAGCCGCGTGGACCCGACGTGTCGAAGGAGATCCGCTGGTATCCGCTTGTTACGATGCTGCAACTTGCGGTCGATATGATGATAGCAACCACGTCGCCGGTGGGCTACGGCCATGTATTTGCGTCGCAGCACTATATCGATGCGTGGATGGCCGTAACCGATCCGCCGGGCATCACGGCCGATGACGTCGCCCGGCTCAAAGCCCTGTTTGGCAAGCGCGATGCAATGTCTGTCGGCGGTTAG